One Salvia miltiorrhiza cultivar Shanhuang (shh) chromosome 6, IMPLAD_Smil_shh, whole genome shotgun sequence genomic window, TTATGGATGTGGTTTTCACTATGGGATTTGATTTTtagcttcaattttttttttttttctttccttcatGTTTTCTAGTTTGTTTTTTGGTTTTGCCTCTCTTGTATTGTGTTTCAAGATTGTATATATGTGTGATTTGTTAAATTGTTGATTCTTCGTACATTACTATTCCATatatgttgtaaatatatctataagatatatcttatgtgtgttgaccaagaaatctccctaaaaccctagcttcctacttgtataaatagaggcctttagCCTCCATATTGAATAGACTTCATtcgtattctcttctctattctctcgcttctctctagtttataacacgctATCAGCACGATAGTTTCTAGTTCTCTCACCATCTCCCTTCGATCATAAaaggtaattttattttaatctttgtgTTGATTTTATGTGAATCATATAAGAGTGTAGTTAATTAAATAACTTCATCTCTATTTGATTTCACGAAAttctcaatttaaataaatttcagACAGatctatatattaattattcaatACAATGTCAAATCCTCAAACGTATTAGTTCTGTTTAATTTATAAAGTAGCGAATGAATTCTGATTATGTTATGACTATTCTGTTTAAAGTAGCGCATAAAGTAACACATAATTTATAAAGTAGCACATGAATTCTGTTTAATCTCATAATTtttcgtttaattttttttaatgttatgACTATTCTGttgtatatgattttttttcttctgttgCTCTAAAATAGCGTATGACTTTTCGTTTAATAATATGACTTAATTCTACCTACTTTCTGTGATTAGGATTTATGTCAATTTATATGTTTTGATTAGGATTTAATCTcatatttaattgtaaatttatatgctttgtttgtttttcacgtcaattattatttttttttatgccaTAATCCGTGATTTTTGTGCTTTTATTctgaaatatattatatatattctattttttttcaaaataatctTGAAAAACTAATTGATGCTAttcaaatagcacaagtaataaGAATATTACATTaaagatcttaaattgatgctattaaagtagcacaagtaatattcctgaagaatattataTGCTCTATGAGCAAGTAAATTAAACATTTGGATAACATATCCTTGATTATTTTGTGCAGAATTGCACTGATGGCAAACATAGCCAAACTTGAGTTCATCGCCCTTGACATCTCTGGCAAGAATTACATGTCATGGACTCTTGATGCTGATATTCACCTGATCTCAAGGGGTCTAGGAGAAACTATCAAAGAAGGAAACAAAGCGTCCGACCAGGATCGCGCTAAGGCACTAATATTCCTTCGTCATCACCTTCATGATGACCTTAAGACAGAGTATCTGACTGTCAAAGATCCACAAGAATTGTGGACGAACCTCAAAGAAAGGTTTGATCATCAAAAGACTGTCGTCCTTCCTAAAGCTCGTTACGAGTGGATGCATCTAAGACTGCAAGACTTTAAGTCTGTGAGTGCTTATAATTCTGAATTATTTAGAATTGTTTCTAAATTGAAACTTTGTGGAGAGAAAATCAGTGATACTGATATGCTTGAGAAAACATTCTCCACTTTTCATGCTTCTAATGTGCTGTTACAGCAACAATATAGAGAGCGTGGTTTCAAAAAGTATTCAGAATTAATATCTTGTTTGTTGGTTGCCGAGCAAAATAATGAATTGCTCTTGAAAAATCACGAACTCCGCCCCACCGGTTCCGCTGCATTGCCTGAAGCCAATGCAACTTTCAACCATGATAATGGACGTGGTCGTGGGAACCAACGTGGACGTGGGCGTGGACGTGGGCGTGGATATGGTCGTGGTCGTGGACGCGGTAAACCACATGATGCAACCTCTAGCAACAAAAAGCATAAAGCATCCAACGAGCACAATTCATACAAAAAGGAAGGTGTGGTATGACAGGACATTGGGCACGTACTTGCCGAACAGCAAAACACCTTGCAGATCTATATCAAGATTCAATCAAGGGAAAAGGCAAAAAGGAGTCCAATAATGTTGACTTTGACGGTCCAATTGATACTACTCATTTAGATGTCTCCGACTTCTTTGAAGACCCAAAAGGAGATAATATAGATCAGTTGATCGGTGGTGGTGTGCTTGAAGACAATAATATGGACACTATTTAgtctttaatcttttatttctAGTTGTTAAGATGACATTACTTATTTCTACCATTTACTTTCaagttgtttttattttttattagaaCATTTGCTTATTTCTTTATCTTGAAATGCTTACTcaataataattgatttttttttttcaaaaaatatctcAGAAAATCAAATGGAATCTTGTGATGTTTGTCTTGCCGATAGTGCCACCACACACactattcttcaaaagaagaagtatttccttaAGTTGACATTAGCCGAGGATAATGTCaacacaatatcaggtgcatcaaacatcattgaaggctccggaagagcttgtatcattttaccaaatgatactaaattagatattgaaaatgccctgtactctagtaagtccaaaaggaacttactaagtttcaaggatatccgcaataatggataccacatcgagACAATTGCAGAAGGTAGCAATGAATATCTttacataaattcttttgtttcaggctataagct contains:
- the LOC130990493 gene encoding uncharacterized protein LOC130990493, producing the protein MANIAKLEFIALDISGKNYMSWTLDADIHLISRGLGETIKEGNKASDQDRAKALIFLRHHLHDDLKTEYLTVKDPQELWTNLKERFDHQKTVVLPKARYEWMHLRLQDFKSVSAYNSELFRIVSKLKLCGEKISDTDMLEKTFSTFHASNVLLQQQYRERGFKKYSELISCLLVAEQNNELLLKNHELRPTGSAALPEANATFNHDNGRGRGNQRGRGRGRGRGYGRGRGRGKPHDATSSNKKHKASNEHNSYKKEAKHLADLYQDSIKGKGKKESNNVDFDGPIDTTHLDVSDFFEDPKGDNIDQLIGGGVLEDNNMDTI